In Leeia aquatica, a single window of DNA contains:
- a CDS encoding acyl-CoA dehydrogenase, which translates to MSRFNFQWDDALQLTQQLTEDERMVRDAAHSYCQEQLMPRVLEANRHEQFDRSIMSEMGELGFLGATIPEQYGGAGLGHVAYGLIAREVERVDSGYRSAMSVQSSLVMYPIYAYGSEAQRMKYLPKLASGEWVGCFGLTEPNHGSDPGSMITRARKVDGGYMLSGSKMWITNSPIADVFVVWGKDDAGEIRGFILEKGMKGLHAPKIEGKFSLRASITGEIVMDEVFVPDAQLLPNVKGLKGPFGCLNKARYGIAWGAMGAAEFCWHAARQYTLDRKQFNRPLAANQLVQLKLANMQTEITLGLQAALRVGRLLDEEQWAPEMISLIKRNNCGKALEIARVSRDMHGGNGIADEFHVIRHVMNLEAVNTYEGTHDIHALILGRAQTGIQAFS; encoded by the coding sequence ATGAGCCGCTTCAACTTTCAATGGGATGATGCCCTGCAGCTGACCCAGCAACTGACCGAAGACGAGCGCATGGTGCGTGATGCCGCACACAGCTACTGTCAGGAACAGTTGATGCCGCGCGTGCTGGAAGCCAACCGCCATGAGCAGTTCGATCGCAGCATCATGAGCGAGATGGGTGAGCTGGGTTTCCTGGGCGCGACCATTCCGGAGCAATACGGTGGTGCCGGGCTGGGCCATGTGGCCTATGGTCTGATCGCACGTGAAGTGGAGCGGGTGGATTCTGGCTATCGTTCTGCCATGAGCGTACAAAGCTCGCTGGTGATGTACCCGATCTACGCCTACGGTAGCGAAGCGCAGCGCATGAAGTACCTGCCCAAGCTGGCCAGTGGCGAATGGGTAGGCTGCTTTGGCCTGACCGAACCCAATCACGGCTCCGACCCCGGCAGTATGATCACCCGTGCCCGCAAGGTTGATGGTGGCTATATGCTGTCCGGCAGTAAAATGTGGATTACCAACTCGCCGATCGCCGATGTCTTTGTGGTGTGGGGCAAGGATGATGCGGGCGAGATTCGCGGCTTCATTCTGGAAAAGGGCATGAAGGGCCTGCACGCACCGAAGATCGAAGGCAAGTTTTCCCTGCGTGCATCGATCACCGGCGAAATCGTGATGGACGAAGTGTTTGTGCCGGATGCGCAATTGCTGCCCAATGTGAAAGGCCTCAAGGGGCCGTTTGGCTGCCTGAACAAGGCGCGCTACGGCATTGCCTGGGGCGCCATGGGCGCAGCAGAGTTCTGCTGGCATGCTGCCCGTCAGTACACGCTGGACCGCAAGCAGTTCAACCGCCCGCTGGCCGCCAACCAGCTGGTGCAACTGAAGCTGGCCAATATGCAGACCGAGATCACGCTGGGCTTGCAGGCTGCCCTGCGCGTCGGCCGCCTGCTGGACGAAGAGCAATGGGCGCCGGAAATGATCTCGCTGATCAAACGCAATAACTGCGGCAAGGCGCTGGAGATTGCCCGTGTCTCGCGTGACATGCACGGTGGCAACGGCATCGCGGACGAGTTTCACGTCATTCGCCATGTGATGAACCTGGAGGCGGTCAATACCTATGAAGGCACCCACGACATCCATGCGCTGATCCTGGGACGTGCACAGACCGGCATCCAGGCTTTCAGTTAA
- a CDS encoding DUF1631 family protein, translated as MTRQDCLNAASSAFLQTCTTLLPAMLEAAKDRLFERAEHATSMQLQGLLLDSRTVLSNESDALQDAIVLALQPLLERSLQTAFSSYRPSYADRLNQSLSLVSMQAVESEMRLDGICRQLREHAGEQLSDLTIRITVLFGQTHAIERENPFRPYLLAKGLANGVERMAWSRDISDVLIDQLALSLYPSAAQIYQATNQSLAEQGVPAELPLQVVQRPERAPRPTPAAPPMPDTPQGPDQLTSPSSNTPSPEAMLMQMVQRRSMPRPTGVPSSAMPTGEMLQSAQQSVGMQGSAPSSEQEGWGSWLIGPQQVGAMLRGLFQGEDSISAGDATPHPPLVATELESSLVQSISTLQQAATPDSQHMRDAHGQLRNLILENRSYLGSLTSHPQELMVIDLVSMLFELILRDGKVPTDVRTQLGRMQFLVLKQALTDPTLLTQKQHPARQLVNRIGSISLGLQQIDPSGERVTQEISHIVETLLQDDAPGTERFTRMLDQLESFISHVLNSQDEPVHQTLQALATADKRSARLGQIVLQLTDAIGELQISPLLWGFLSDTWARVIERAEQSDLLQSQVFRACVPRLLWSAEPKLTEEDRRQLTRALPALVNTLRSGMQFIGQPAAETDQLMRNFSGLHRQALQANPLQLPGLTLTAFEQRFHAFIHDNAPDAAPHSDAAEPHPLVRNEELSQVNASIEVLDSQHDAVRSIVNEYLYGSEPSVQFDKATEQSALERLRIGVAVEVNLDGRPQRAVLSWVDPDEPRMVIRIGDHPTPSVMTVKLFLQLIRIGRARFLEDRPLFERAVTLLLENADKVDRSRAA; from the coding sequence ATGACTCGTCAAGACTGCCTGAACGCCGCCTCCAGCGCCTTTCTGCAAACGTGCACCACCCTGTTGCCCGCCATGCTCGAGGCCGCAAAGGACCGTCTGTTTGAACGTGCCGAGCACGCCACGTCCATGCAATTGCAAGGTCTATTGCTGGATAGCCGCACGGTGCTCAGCAATGAATCTGATGCCTTGCAAGATGCCATCGTACTGGCTTTGCAGCCCCTGCTGGAGCGCAGCTTGCAGACCGCTTTCAGCAGTTATCGCCCCAGCTATGCCGACCGCCTCAACCAGAGTCTGTCTTTGGTGAGCATGCAAGCGGTTGAATCTGAAATGCGCCTGGATGGCATCTGCCGCCAGCTCAGAGAGCACGCGGGAGAACAACTCTCGGATCTGACCATCCGCATCACCGTGCTGTTCGGGCAAACCCATGCGATCGAACGGGAAAACCCGTTTCGGCCCTACCTGCTGGCCAAGGGATTGGCCAATGGTGTGGAGCGCATGGCGTGGTCACGCGATATAAGTGATGTTCTGATTGATCAGCTGGCGCTGAGCTTGTACCCATCTGCCGCCCAGATTTACCAGGCCACCAACCAATCCTTGGCAGAGCAGGGGGTACCGGCGGAACTGCCCTTGCAGGTGGTGCAACGTCCGGAGCGCGCACCGCGCCCCACCCCTGCAGCACCGCCCATGCCGGATACCCCGCAAGGGCCTGATCAGCTGACCTCGCCCAGCAGCAACACGCCCTCACCCGAAGCAATGCTGATGCAAATGGTTCAGCGCCGCAGCATGCCTCGCCCCACAGGCGTGCCCTCCTCTGCGATGCCCACCGGAGAAATGCTCCAATCTGCCCAGCAGTCTGTCGGCATGCAGGGCAGTGCGCCCTCCAGCGAACAGGAGGGTTGGGGAAGCTGGCTGATTGGCCCACAGCAGGTTGGCGCCATGCTGCGGGGCTTGTTTCAGGGAGAGGACAGCATCAGCGCGGGTGACGCCACCCCCCACCCCCCGCTGGTAGCCACTGAGCTGGAATCCAGCCTGGTGCAATCCATCAGCACCCTGCAGCAAGCCGCCACGCCGGATAGCCAGCACATGCGGGATGCACACGGCCAGCTGCGCAACCTGATTCTGGAGAACCGCAGCTACCTGGGCAGCCTGACCAGTCATCCGCAAGAGCTGATGGTGATTGATCTGGTGTCCATGCTGTTCGAGCTGATCCTGCGTGACGGCAAGGTGCCTACCGACGTCCGCACCCAGCTGGGTCGCATGCAGTTTCTGGTGCTGAAGCAAGCGCTGACCGATCCCACCTTGCTCACCCAGAAGCAGCACCCGGCGCGCCAGCTGGTGAACCGCATCGGCAGCATTTCTCTGGGGCTGCAGCAAATCGACCCCAGCGGCGAGCGGGTCACCCAGGAAATCAGCCATATCGTCGAAACCCTGCTGCAAGACGATGCCCCCGGCACTGAGCGGTTTACCCGCATGCTCGATCAGCTGGAAAGCTTCATCAGTCATGTGCTGAACAGCCAGGATGAGCCTGTACATCAAACCCTGCAGGCACTGGCAACCGCCGACAAACGCAGTGCCCGGCTTGGGCAGATTGTGTTGCAGTTGACCGATGCTATCGGGGAACTGCAAATCTCGCCTTTGCTGTGGGGCTTTCTAAGCGATACCTGGGCGCGGGTGATTGAGCGTGCCGAGCAATCCGACCTGTTGCAAAGCCAGGTGTTTAGGGCCTGTGTGCCCCGCCTGCTGTGGAGTGCCGAGCCCAAGCTGACGGAAGAGGACCGCCGCCAATTGACCCGCGCGCTCCCGGCCCTGGTCAATACCCTGCGCAGTGGCATGCAGTTCATCGGGCAACCGGCAGCGGAAACCGATCAACTGATGCGGAACTTTTCCGGCCTGCATCGCCAGGCCTTGCAGGCAAACCCGCTCCAGTTGCCTGGCTTGACCCTGACCGCCTTTGAGCAGCGCTTTCACGCCTTCATTCATGACAATGCGCCGGATGCGGCTCCCCACAGCGATGCGGCGGAGCCTCACCCCTTGGTTCGTAATGAGGAACTGAGTCAGGTGAATGCCAGCATTGAGGTGCTGGATAGTCAGCATGACGCCGTGCGATCCATCGTCAACGAATACCTGTATGGCAGCGAGCCCAGCGTACAGTTCGACAAGGCCACCGAGCAAAGCGCGCTGGAACGTTTACGGATTGGGGTTGCGGTGGAGGTTAATCTGGATGGCCGCCCACAGCGGGCGGTATTGAGCTGGGTTGACCCCGACGAGCCGCGGATGGTGATCCGCATTGGTGACCACCCCACCCCGTCGGTGATGACGGTCAAGCTGTTCCTGCAACTGATCCGCATCGGACGGGCACGCTTTCTGGAAGATCGCCCGCTGTTCGAGCGTGCCGTCACATTGCTGCTGGAAAACGCCGACAAGGTGGACCGCTCACGCGCAGCCTGA
- a CDS encoding 6-phosphofructokinase, which yields MHPRIGILTGGGDCPGLNAVIRAVTLTARRQYGATVLGIEDGFEGLIEGRGSELTEERVAGILQDGGTILGSSNKGDPWRYPVVGQDGKTDWQDCSGRLLAQVQHWQLDGVVVVGGDGTMQMADRLQRLGVEVVGVPKTIDNDLLATDQTFGFDTATAVVSEALDRLTTTASSHHRVMVLEVMGRTAGWIALMGGVAGGADVILLPEIPFQWQAVFDKVKARAAMGMRYSIICVAEGAQLPTGGEVVQRMDRRRTDPKRLGGIGAVVAEHIEAGTGLEARVTVLGHLQRGGSPTAFDRILATRLGSHAADCICRGESGVLVAYHQMGTCTVPLSATLAGRRNVPADHDLIQAARALGTCFGDEAGSGCA from the coding sequence ATGCATCCCCGTATTGGAATCCTGACTGGCGGCGGCGACTGCCCCGGATTGAACGCCGTCATCCGTGCGGTAACGCTGACGGCTCGCAGGCAGTATGGCGCGACCGTGCTGGGCATCGAGGATGGCTTTGAGGGTTTGATCGAGGGGCGCGGCAGCGAGCTGACGGAGGAGCGTGTCGCAGGTATTTTGCAAGATGGCGGCACCATCCTCGGCTCGTCCAACAAAGGGGACCCCTGGCGTTATCCGGTGGTGGGGCAGGATGGCAAAACGGACTGGCAGGATTGCTCCGGGCGCTTGCTGGCGCAGGTGCAGCACTGGCAGCTGGATGGTGTGGTGGTAGTCGGTGGTGATGGCACCATGCAGATGGCGGATCGTCTGCAGCGGCTGGGGGTGGAGGTTGTCGGCGTACCCAAGACCATTGACAACGATTTGCTGGCCACGGACCAGACCTTTGGTTTTGATACCGCAACGGCCGTGGTGAGCGAGGCGCTGGACCGGTTGACCACCACAGCCTCCTCGCACCACCGGGTGATGGTGCTGGAGGTGATGGGCCGTACCGCGGGCTGGATTGCGCTGATGGGCGGGGTGGCCGGTGGTGCTGACGTGATCCTGCTGCCCGAGATCCCGTTCCAGTGGCAAGCCGTGTTTGACAAGGTCAAGGCGCGTGCAGCCATGGGCATGCGCTATAGCATTATCTGCGTGGCAGAAGGTGCACAACTTCCCACCGGCGGCGAAGTGGTGCAGCGCATGGATCGCCGCCGTACCGATCCCAAGCGGCTGGGAGGGATTGGGGCCGTGGTAGCGGAGCATATAGAGGCGGGAACCGGGCTGGAGGCACGGGTCACGGTGCTGGGGCATTTACAGCGCGGTGGATCCCCGACCGCGTTTGACCGCATCCTGGCGACCCGGCTGGGCAGCCATGCCGCAGATTGCATCTGCCGTGGGGAATCTGGTGTTCTGGTGGCGTATCACCAGATGGGGACCTGCACGGTACCCTTGTCCGCGACGCTTGCCGGGCGGCGCAATGTCCCGGCAGACCATGATCTGATCCAGGCCGCCCGTGCGCTGGGAACCTGCTTTGGTGATGAGGCAGGCTCAGGCTGCGCGTGA
- a CDS encoding helix-turn-helix transcriptional regulator, translating to MTFPEFTPLQALIRHAQTHLQGRPIALGQDADLLLITSRRLQHIQRVPTHDPALILVLQGTKLLYPEGEQTLYTPQHAIAMRAGCALDITNLPPAGAPYLALAVAFKPALLERFQRAYPEWSAPQSAPAPLLQRLHQRQPLERIALSLLEQLDGSGSLLHTHLLLELLLHSLLQGGSNLLWHAEPDLGSRLRHWLSSDPAREWRADDLAEQLQIDPSTLRRHLRRQGTSFRQLLEDVRLSHGLSLLQGQHLPVGEVSQRCGYASPSRFAARFRQRFGLPPSQIHP from the coding sequence ATGACATTCCCTGAATTCACACCGCTGCAGGCATTGATCAGACATGCCCAGACGCACCTGCAAGGTCGCCCCATCGCACTGGGACAAGATGCAGACCTGTTACTAATCACCAGCCGCCGCCTGCAGCACATCCAGCGCGTTCCCACCCATGACCCTGCCCTGATCCTGGTTCTGCAGGGCACCAAGCTGCTTTACCCTGAAGGCGAGCAAACGCTCTACACCCCGCAGCATGCAATCGCCATGCGTGCAGGCTGCGCGCTGGACATCACCAACCTCCCGCCTGCTGGCGCGCCCTACCTGGCGCTGGCGGTGGCCTTCAAGCCCGCGCTACTGGAACGTTTCCAGCGTGCCTATCCAGAGTGGTCCGCCCCTCAGTCCGCCCCCGCTCCACTGCTACAACGCCTGCACCAGCGCCAACCGCTGGAGAGGATTGCCTTGTCGCTGCTGGAGCAGCTGGACGGTTCCGGCAGTCTGTTACATACCCACCTGCTGCTGGAGCTGCTGCTGCACAGCCTGCTGCAGGGGGGAAGCAATCTGCTGTGGCATGCAGAGCCGGACCTCGGCAGTCGCCTGCGACACTGGCTGAGCAGCGATCCAGCCCGTGAATGGCGCGCGGACGATCTGGCAGAACAGTTGCAGATCGATCCCTCTACCCTGCGCCGCCATTTGCGACGGCAAGGTACCTCCTTTCGACAGCTGCTGGAAGACGTGCGTCTCAGTCACGGTCTTTCGCTGCTGCAAGGTCAGCACCTGCCCGTAGGCGAAGTCAGTCAGCGCTGCGGTTACGCCTCACCCTCGCGCTTTGCCGCTCGCTTCCGTCAGCGCTTCGGCCTGCCTCCCTCACAAATTCACCCTTGA
- a CDS encoding YbhB/YbcL family Raf kinase inhibitor-like protein: MRTHFLLTTLSALLGNLALAADFSLSSPDLQAGTTLPMAQVANDFGCHGGNIQPALQWDNPPAGTQSYAITVYDPDAPTGSGWWHWLAFNLPANTRSLPSNASAEHKLPAGTVETRTDVGYPGFFGACPPVGDKPHRYIFTVHALKVPKLDLPVSASGALVGYMINANQISKASFTMHYSR, translated from the coding sequence ATGCGAACCCATTTCCTGCTGACCACTTTGAGTGCCTTGCTGGGTAACCTCGCGCTCGCCGCCGACTTCAGCCTGAGCAGCCCCGACTTGCAAGCGGGTACTACCCTGCCCATGGCACAAGTGGCCAACGACTTCGGCTGCCATGGCGGCAACATCCAGCCCGCCCTGCAGTGGGACAACCCGCCAGCGGGCACCCAGAGCTATGCCATCACCGTCTATGACCCGGATGCGCCTACCGGCAGCGGCTGGTGGCACTGGCTGGCCTTCAACCTTCCCGCCAATACTCGCAGCCTGCCCAGCAATGCCAGCGCTGAACACAAGCTCCCCGCGGGTACCGTAGAGACTCGCACCGATGTCGGTTACCCCGGCTTCTTCGGCGCCTGCCCACCTGTGGGTGACAAACCGCACCGCTACATCTTCACCGTGCACGCCCTGAAAGTACCCAAACTGGACCTGCCCGTCAGCGCATCCGGCGCACTGGTCGGCTACATGATCAATGCCAACCAGATCAGCAAAGCCAGTTTTACCATGCATTACAGCAGGTAG
- the queF gene encoding NADPH-dependent 7-cyano-7-deazaguanine reductase QueF (Catalyzes the NADPH-dependent reduction of 7-cyano-7-deazaguanine (preQ0) to 7-aminomethyl-7-deazaguanine (preQ1) in queuosine biosynthesis), which translates to MHEAVPEHSPLGKAVTYRDQYAPELLFPIPRLGKRQEIGIEGRLPFMGADLWTAYELSWLNRKGKPQVALATIVIPADSPNLIESKSFKLYLNSYNQTQLSGSDELQTRLVQDLSAAAGASVSVRLHLPDTFTTQRMHEQQGILLDTLDIEVDHYQPDPQLLQLDEQAETGAAPVEETLVSHLLKSNCLVTGQPDWGSVQIHYVGPQINHESVLRYLIGFRQHNEFHEQCVERIFMDISRQCHSLKLTVYARYTRRGGLDINPFRTNVPQALPDNVRTARQ; encoded by the coding sequence ATGCATGAAGCTGTCCCCGAGCACTCGCCACTGGGTAAAGCGGTAACTTACCGCGACCAGTATGCCCCCGAGCTGCTGTTCCCTATCCCAAGACTCGGCAAACGCCAGGAAATCGGCATCGAAGGACGGCTGCCTTTCATGGGGGCTGATCTGTGGACGGCCTACGAGCTCTCCTGGCTCAATCGCAAGGGCAAGCCGCAGGTGGCACTGGCGACCATCGTCATACCTGCGGATTCTCCCAATCTGATCGAATCCAAGTCGTTCAAGCTGTATTTGAACAGCTATAACCAGACGCAGCTTTCCGGTTCAGATGAACTGCAAACCCGCTTGGTGCAGGATCTGTCTGCAGCGGCAGGCGCCAGCGTGTCGGTGCGTTTGCACTTGCCGGACACCTTTACGACCCAGCGCATGCACGAGCAGCAGGGTATTTTGCTCGATACGCTGGACATTGAGGTGGACCACTATCAGCCCGATCCGCAGCTGCTGCAGCTGGATGAGCAAGCCGAAACGGGTGCCGCTCCGGTTGAGGAAACCCTCGTGTCCCATCTGCTGAAGTCCAACTGCTTGGTGACCGGTCAGCCAGACTGGGGCAGCGTGCAGATCCACTACGTTGGTCCGCAGATCAATCATGAGAGTGTGCTGCGCTACTTGATTGGTTTCCGCCAGCACAATGAATTTCACGAACAATGCGTCGAACGCATCTTCATGGACATCAGCCGCCAGTGCCACTCACTGAAGCTGACCGTCTACGCCCGCTACACCCGCCGCGGTGGCCTCGACATCAACCCCTTCCGCACCAATGTCCCGCAAGCCTTGCCGGACAATGTGCGGACAGCAAGACAATAA
- a CDS encoding VOC family protein: MAIKRMNHAVLYVRDAEKSADFYKQVLGFSEVFGRPGARFLRAPASANDHDLGLFSIGEQASASSAGRGTVGLYHLAWEVSTLGELQQVADRLQQAGALYGATDHVTTKSVYARDLDGIEFEVMWMVPPSQLREEERDGRVMMARLDLAANIQRFGADLQGGPET, translated from the coding sequence ATGGCTATCAAGCGAATGAATCATGCCGTACTATACGTGCGGGATGCTGAAAAAAGTGCCGACTTTTACAAGCAGGTTCTCGGTTTTTCTGAGGTGTTTGGCCGTCCTGGGGCTCGCTTTCTGCGCGCGCCCGCTTCTGCCAATGACCATGATCTTGGATTGTTCAGTATTGGTGAACAAGCATCGGCAAGCTCCGCCGGTCGTGGCACGGTAGGCCTGTACCATCTGGCCTGGGAAGTGAGTACGCTGGGTGAGCTGCAACAGGTTGCAGATCGTTTGCAGCAGGCGGGGGCATTGTATGGCGCTACCGACCATGTTACTACCAAGAGCGTTTACGCCCGCGATCTGGACGGGATTGAGTTTGAGGTGATGTGGATGGTGCCGCCTTCGCAGTTGCGGGAAGAGGAGCGGGATGGCCGTGTGATGATGGCGCGGCTTGACCTCGCGGCCAATATCCAGCGATTTGGTGCCGACCTGCAGGGTGGTCCGGAAACCTGA
- the pgi gene encoding glucose-6-phosphate isomerase, producing the protein MSALTETPAWQALSQHYRDSNALHMRDLFREDDQRFDAFSLQVGGLLLDYSKNRITSDTMRLLVELAEARGMNERIAAMFDGDKINFTEKRAVLHVALRNRTNSPILVDGENIMPKVNAVLDRMCAFAHSVRSGDWLGYTGQPITDVVSIGIGGSDLGPQMVYEALKPYAHPRMHMHFVSNVDGSQIAETLKDVHPATTLFVIESKTFTTQETLTNARTAREWFLAAAKDEKAIAKHFVAVSTNRQKVIDFGIDPTNMFEFWDWVGGRFSVWSSIGLPIVLALGRDHFYELLNGAHLMDQHFRNAPLEKNMPVLLGLLGIWYMNFYGGGSHVIAPYDQYLHRFPAYIQQLDMESNGKQVNTQGERVDHETAPIIWGETGINGQHAFYQLLHQGTHISPIDLICSIDGRHSMPGHHDILLSNVFAQAQAFMLGKTADEVRAELSAQGLKGEELEAMIPHRVFDGNRPTNTILMKTLDARNLGALIALYEHKIFVQGTIWGINSFDQWGVELGKQLAKKIHAQLVEGSDVSEHDCSTRKLIEYYRRHAR; encoded by the coding sequence ATGTCCGCACTGACGGAAACCCCGGCCTGGCAAGCGCTGAGCCAGCACTACCGTGACAGCAATGCCCTGCATATGCGCGACCTGTTTCGCGAGGACGACCAGCGCTTTGATGCCTTCTCCTTGCAGGTAGGCGGGCTGCTGCTGGATTATTCCAAGAACCGCATTACCAGCGACACCATGCGCCTGCTGGTGGAGCTGGCTGAAGCACGCGGCATGAACGAGCGCATTGCCGCCATGTTTGATGGCGACAAGATCAACTTCACCGAAAAGCGGGCGGTGCTGCATGTGGCACTGCGTAACCGTACCAACAGCCCGATCCTGGTGGATGGCGAGAACATCATGCCCAAGGTCAATGCCGTGCTGGACCGCATGTGTGCGTTTGCGCACAGCGTACGCAGTGGCGACTGGCTGGGCTACACCGGGCAACCGATTACCGACGTGGTGTCGATCGGTATCGGTGGCTCCGATCTTGGCCCGCAGATGGTGTATGAGGCGCTCAAGCCCTATGCCCACCCGCGCATGCACATGCACTTCGTCTCCAATGTGGATGGTAGCCAGATTGCCGAAACCTTGAAGGATGTGCACCCGGCCACCACGCTGTTCGTGATTGAATCCAAGACCTTTACCACCCAGGAAACCCTGACCAATGCGCGTACCGCGCGGGAGTGGTTTCTGGCGGCAGCCAAGGATGAGAAGGCCATCGCCAAGCACTTTGTGGCGGTGTCGACCAACCGGCAGAAGGTGATTGATTTCGGGATCGACCCGACCAATATGTTCGAGTTCTGGGACTGGGTCGGCGGACGTTTCTCGGTGTGGTCGTCCATTGGTCTGCCGATTGTGCTGGCGTTAGGGCGCGATCATTTTTACGAGCTGCTTAACGGCGCACACTTGATGGACCAGCATTTCCGCAATGCGCCGCTGGAAAAGAACATGCCGGTGCTGCTGGGTTTGCTCGGTATCTGGTACATGAATTTTTACGGCGGCGGTTCGCATGTGATTGCGCCGTATGACCAGTATCTGCACCGCTTTCCAGCTTATATCCAGCAGCTGGACATGGAATCGAACGGCAAGCAGGTCAATACCCAAGGTGAGCGGGTGGACCATGAAACGGCCCCGATCATTTGGGGGGAAACCGGGATTAATGGTCAGCATGCCTTTTACCAGCTGCTGCATCAGGGGACGCACATTTCCCCGATCGACCTGATCTGCTCCATTGATGGCCGCCACTCCATGCCGGGGCACCACGATATTTTGCTCTCCAATGTGTTTGCCCAGGCACAGGCCTTTATGCTGGGCAAGACGGCCGATGAGGTGCGTGCCGAGTTGTCGGCGCAAGGCCTGAAAGGCGAGGAGCTGGAGGCGATGATCCCGCATCGGGTGTTCGACGGTAATCGGCCCACCAACACCATCCTGATGAAAACCCTGGATGCCCGTAATCTGGGGGCCTTGATTGCACTCTACGAGCACAAGATTTTCGTGCAGGGCACCATCTGGGGCATCAACTCTTTTGACCAGTGGGGGGTGGAACTGGGCAAGCAACTGGCCAAAAAGATCCATGCCCAGCTGGTGGAGGGCAGTGACGTGTCGGAACATGACTGTTCGACGCGTAAATTGATCGAATACTACCGGCGGCATGCCCGGTAA
- the hexR gene encoding transcriptional regulator HexR, which translates to MLNKIRHQLDTLPKAERLVAEQVLTQPRWAVEAPVAEIARLARVSQPTVIRFCRSLGCDGLSDFKRRLANSLASGVPFVHSSVVMGDSVSDLGAKVFDNTISALLKCRNDLSAVALQQAIELLASARRIEFYGQGNSGIIAQDGQHKFFRYGIPAVAYSDPHVHRMAAAVLDPGDVVVAISASGRSADILHSVQMAQSVGANVIAITPSGTPLARAATVTLAADAQEDVEIYAPMLSRIVQLVIIDVLSVGVALKRGSDAVTHLEKVKKSLREKRVKNGEEV; encoded by the coding sequence ATGCTCAACAAAATTCGTCACCAGCTGGATACCCTGCCCAAAGCGGAGCGCCTGGTCGCCGAGCAGGTGCTGACGCAGCCACGCTGGGCGGTGGAAGCACCTGTGGCCGAGATTGCCCGGCTGGCACGGGTGAGCCAGCCTACGGTGATCCGCTTCTGTCGCAGCCTGGGTTGTGATGGTTTGTCGGACTTCAAGCGCCGGCTGGCTAACAGTCTGGCCTCTGGGGTGCCCTTTGTGCACAGCAGTGTGGTGATGGGCGATTCTGTCTCAGACCTCGGTGCCAAGGTGTTCGATAACACCATTTCGGCTTTGCTCAAGTGCCGGAATGACCTCTCTGCCGTCGCGCTACAGCAGGCCATCGAGCTGCTGGCGAGTGCGCGGCGCATTGAATTTTATGGCCAAGGCAACTCCGGCATCATTGCGCAGGATGGTCAGCACAAATTCTTCCGCTACGGCATTCCGGCGGTGGCGTACTCCGACCCGCATGTGCACCGCATGGCGGCTGCGGTGCTGGACCCCGGTGATGTGGTGGTGGCGATTTCGGCCAGTGGCCGCTCGGCAGACATCCTGCATTCCGTGCAGATGGCGCAATCAGTCGGCGCCAATGTGATTGCCATTACGCCCAGCGGTACCCCGCTGGCACGCGCAGCAACGGTGACGCTGGCGGCGGATGCGCAAGAGGATGTTGAAATCTACGCCCCCATGCTGTCGCGCATTGTGCAGCTGGTGATTATCGACGTGCTGTCGGTCGGGGTGGCGCTCAAGCGGGGTAGCGATGCGGTTACCCATCTGGAAAAAGTCAAAAAGAGCCTGCGCGAAAAGCGCGTCAAGAACGGAGAAGAGGTCTGA